The genomic DNA AGCCTGCTTGAGCCCGTGACCGTCGAGGCCTACGGCGCCCGCATGCACCTCAAGGAGGTCGGCACCGTCAGCGTGCCGGAGCCGCGCCTGATCGTTGTGCAGGTGTGGGACCGCGGCATGGTCAAGGCCGTCGAGAAGGGCATCCGCGATTCGGGCCTCGGCCTGAACCCGCAGACGGAAGGCCAGTCGATCCGCGTGCCGCTTCCCGACCTGACGCAAGAGCGCCGCAAGGAACTCGCCAAGGTCGCCCACAAGTACGCCGAGCAGGCCCGCGTGGCCGTGCGCAACGTGCGCCGCGACGGCATGGACGGCCTGAAGAAGGCCGAGAAGGCCGGCGACATCTCGCAGGACGAGCACAAGGGGCTCGGCGAGAAGGTCCAGGCGCTGACCGACCAGTACATCAAGCTGGTCGACGATGCGCTTGCGGCGAAAGAAAAGGACATCATGCAGGTCTGACGGCATGCGCGACGCGGAAGACAGCCGCCCCCTGCGCCCGCCCGCGCACGTGGCCGTGATCATGGACGGCAACGGGCGTTGGGCGAAGTCCAGAGGGCTGCCCCGCACCGCCGGCCATAAAAAGGGCGTGGACGCCGTCCGCCGGACGGTCGAAGCTGCGGGCGACCTGGGGATCGGCTACCTGACGATCTTCAGCTTCTCGTCCGAGAACTGGCGTCGGCCGGAGGAGGAGGTGTCCGACCTCATGCAGCTCCTGCGCTTCTACCTGCGCAGCGAGATTGCCGACCTCCACCGGAACGGCGTGCGCCTGCGCGTCATCGGCGACCGGGCCCGCCTGTCCAAGGACATCGTCGGCCTGATCGACAACGCCGAGACTCTGACTCGCGACAACCGCAAGCTGACCCTGGTGGTGGCGTTGAGCTACGGCTCCCGCCAGGAGATCACGCTGGCGGCGCGGCGTCTGGCCGAAGAGGTGAAGGCGGGGACGCTCGACCCCGCGGACATCACCGAGGACCGGCTGTCCGAACGCCTGTTCACCGCCGACATTCCGGACCCCGACCTGATCGTCCGCACCAGCGGCGAGAAGCGCATCAGCAACTTCCTGCTCTGGCAGGCGGCGTATGCCGAGCTGGTCTTCGTGGACACGCTCTGGCCTGACTTTTCCAAGCGTGACCTGGAGGCGGCGATTGAAGAGTTCCACCGACGGGAACGTCGCTTCGGCGCAACCACCGGCACCCGCTAAATCCGGCGACCTGAAGACGCGCGCCATCTCGGCGCTCGTCCTGGCTCCGCTCGTCCTGGCCGCGGTCTGGGCCGGCGGCTGGATTTTCCACGCCCTGATCGCGCTTGGTGCCGTGGCCTCCGCTGTGGAGTGGGGCAACCTCGTTCCCTGCCGCCGCAAGGGTGCCGCCATCGCGTTATCGGTGGCCGGCGTCCTGCTGGCTCTCGCCGCGCAGATCGCCGCCGGGCCCTGGGCGGCCGTCGTCGTCGCCCTCCTGGCCACGGCCGGCGTGGCGATTGCCTCGGGCGGGCCGGACCGTGGCTTGTCCGGTGGCGGTGTTCTCTACATCGTGGCCGGTCTGGCCGGGCTGATGTGGCTGCGCGACGATCCGGAGTCCGGCCTCGCGCTGTTCCTCTTCACCATGCTGGGCGTCTGGGCGACCGACATCGGCGCCTACGCCGCCGGCCGCAGCATCGGCGGGCCGAAGCTGGCCCCGCGCATCAGCCCGAAGAAGACCTGGGCCGGCCTGATCGGCGGTATGGCCTCCTCTGCCCTGGTGGGGTGGGGGGTAGCTCTGGCGGCGGGCGCGCAGCGACCGCTGCTGGCTCTTGCGGTGGGCGCCGTCCTGGCCGTGGTGGCGCAGGCGGGCGACCTCTTCGAATCCGCGGTCAAGCGCCGTTACAACGTGAAGGACAGCGGCCATCTCATTCCTGGTCACGGGGGAATCCTGGACCGCATCGACGGGCTGCTGTCTGCCGCCCCGGTGCTGGCCCTGTTCCACGCGACCATCGGCACGGCAATCGCATGGTGGTGACTGGGTCATGGTTGTGAAGGCTGAAGGGGCGGGGGATGCGCCGCGCCGTGTGACGATCTTCGGTTCGACCGGGTCGGTCGGCACGCAGACGGTGGATTTGGTCGCCCGCGATCCGGAGCGCTTCGCGGTGGAGGCGCTGACCGCCAACCGCAACGTCGCCCTTCTCGCCGAACAGGCGCGGCAACTCCGCCCGAAGCTGGCCGTGGTCGCCGACCCCGCCGCCTACGCCGACCTCAAGGAGGCGCTGGCCGGTACCGGCGTGGAGGCCGCCGCCGGGCCGCAGGCTGTGGCCGAGGCCGCGGAGCGTCCCGCTGACTGGGTGATGGCGGCCATCGTCGGCGCCGCCGGGCTGGAGCCCACGCTGGCCGCCGTGCGCCGCGGCGCCTGCGTCGCCTTCGCCAACAAGGAGGTGCTGGTTTGCGCCGGCGCCCTGATGATGGAGGAGGTGCGCCGCCACGGCGCCACCCTGCTGCCGGTCGACAGCGAGCATTCGGCAATCTACCAGGTCTTCGACTTCGACCGGCTGGACAGCGTTCAGCGCCTGATCCTGACGGCGTCCGGCGGCCCCTTCCGGACCAGGGACCGCGCCTTCATGGCCGCGGCGACGCGCGAGCAGGCGGTTGCCCACCCGACCTGGGAGATGGGCGCCAAGATCTCTATCGACAGCGCCACCATGATGAACAAGGGGCTGGAGATCATCGAGGCGCATTTCCTCTTCGGCGTCTCCGAAGAGAAGATCGACGTGCTGGTTCACCCGCAGTCGGTCGTGCATTCGCTGGTCGAATATGTGGACGGCTCGGTCCTGGCGCAGCTCGGCACGCCGGACATGCGCACGCCGATCGCCTACGCGCTCGGCTGGCCGGCGCGCATCCCGACGCCCGCCGAACGGCTTGACCTCGTCAAGGCCGCAACCTTGACCTTCGAGGCGCCGGACCCCGAGCGATTCCCGGCCCTGAGGCTCGCCCGGGCCGCCTTGCAAAGCGGTGGGGGCGCTCCTACTATTCTCAGTGCCGCCAACGAGGTGGCCGTGCAGGCGTTTCTCGACCGCCGGATCGGCTTTCTCGACATCGAACGGATCGTCGAGGGGGTGTTGGGCACGCTGCCGCACCGGCCGCTCCGCGACCTGGGCGCGGTGCGCGACACCGATGCCGAGGCGCGCCGCGTGGCGGCCGAGCGGGTCGAGGCGCTGGCACGCTGAGTCTTTTTCCGGGCGCGGACCGCGAAGGAGCCGCTCCGGGATGCAAAGGATGTGATGGACGTCATGGGCGGCTTCGGGACCACGCTTCTGTCTTTTCTGCTGGTCCTCACCGTGCTCGTGTTTGTGCACGAACTCGGTCACTACCTCGTGGCGCGCCGCAACGGCGTGCGCATCGAGGTCTTCTCCATCGGCTTCGGACCTGAGCTGTTCGGTTGGACCGACCGTTCCGGGACGCGCTGGAAGTTCAGCGCGATCCCGCTCGGCGGCTATGTGAAGATGTTCGGCGACGCCGACCCGGCAAGCACGCCCGGCGCCCACACCCAGAGCATGAGCGCCGAAGAGCAGGCGGTGTCCTTCCACCACAAGCGGCTCGGCCAGCGGGCGGCCATCGTGGCGGCGGGCCCCATCGCGAATTTCCTGTTTTCCATCGTCGTGCTGGCCGTCCTCTTCGCCACCGCCGGCCAGTCCTTCACCCCGCCGGACGTCGGTGGCGTGCAGCCGGGCAGTGCGGCGGAGCGCGCCGGCCTGCAGCCGGGCGACCTGATCGTGTCGATCAACGGCAGCGGCATCCAGCGATTCGAGGAGATCCGGCAGATCGTCTCGATGCAGCCAGGGGCGCCGCTGGAGATGGTGGTGCAGCGCGACGGGCGTTCGGTCAATCTGACGGCGACTCCGGACGTGCGCGAGGTCACCGACCGACTCGGCAACACGCACCGCATCGGCCAGCTCGGCATCATGCGCGGTGGGGCGGAAACGAAACGCCACGACCCGTTCACCGCCCTGTGGCAGGCGGGACGGGAGGTCGTCGGCATGGTGTCCGGCACCTTCGTGGCGCTCGGCCAGATGATCGAGGGCTCGCGTGGCACCGAGGAACTGGGCGGGCCGCTGCGCATCGCCCAGATGTCCGGCGAGGTCGCGCAATCCGGCTGGTACCCGCTGATCTGGTTCATGACCTTCCTGTCCGTGAACCTCGGCATGATCAATCTGTTTCCGGTTCCGCTGCTTGACGGCGGCCATCTGATGTTCTACGCCCTTGAAGGACTCCGTGGGCGTCCTCTCGGACCTAAAGCACAAGAATACGGTTTCCGCATCGGGCTTGCTTTGGTATTAACGCTCATGGTTTTCGCCACGTGGAACGATCTCGTTCAGCTTCGCGTGGTGGATTTCTTTAGGGGGCTGATATCCTGAGGGATGCCCCCAAAGCCAGGGAGCGAGCTTTGCGGGTGTCGAGCAGGGTTCTGGCGTTCGGCCTGATGGCCGGTTGCGCCATGACGACGGTTTCTCTTGCCCTTTCCCACGCAGCCTGGGCCCAGGCGGGCGCGCCCAATCCGGGGGCGGCGAAATCCGCCGCCTTCGGCGACGGGACGCTGGTGGCGCAGATGTTCTCGGGCGGCACCATCCGGGACATCCGGGTGGAGGGCGTCCAGCGCATCGAGCCGACGACGGTCCGCTCCTACCTCGCGGTGGCGCCCGGCGATCCCTTCGATCCCGACCGCATCGACCAGTCGCTGAAGGCCCTGTTCAACACGGGCCTGTTCGCCGACGTCGTGCTGAAGCGCGACGGCGATGCGCTGGTGGTGCAGGTGGCGGAAAACCCGATCATCAACCGCATCGCCTTCGAGGGGAACCGGCGCATCGAGAAGGAGAATCTGGAAAAGGAAATCCAGCTCCGTCCCCGCGTCGTCTACACCCGCACCCGCGTCCAGAGCGACGTGCAGCGCATCCTGGACATCTACCGCCGCCAGGGGCGCTTCGCCGCGACCGTCGAGCCGAAGATCATCCAGCTCGACCAGAACCGTGTCGATCTGGTGTTCGAGATCAACGAAGGTGTGCGCACCGGCGTGCGCAGCATCACCTTCATCGGCAACGAGAAGTTCTCCGACGGGACGCTGCGCGAGGCGATCCAGACGCGGGAAAGCGCCTGGTGGCGCTTCATGACGTCGGACGACAACTACGATCCGGACCGCCTGAACTACGACCGCGACCTGCTGCGCCGCTATTACCTCAAGGAAGGCTACGCCGACTTCCGCGTTGTCTCCGCCGTGGCGGAGCTGACGCCGGACCGCGAGGACTTCGTCATCACCTTCACGGTGGACGAGGGCGAGCGCTACAAGTTCGGCAAGATGGACATCAGCACCTCTCTGAAGGCGTTGGACCCGGAGCAACTGCGCAGCGTGCTGACCACGCGCGAGGGCGACTGGTACAACGCGCAGGAGGTGGAAAACACCATCACCAAGCTGTCCAACGCCGTCGGCGACCTGCAATACGCCTTCGTGGACGTCCGCCCGCGGATTTCGCGCAACCGTGACAACCAGACCATCGACATCGTCTACGACATTGTCGAGGGGCCGCGCGTCTTTGTGGAGCGCATCGACGTGACCGGCAACGTCCGCACGCTGGACAAGGTGGTCCGGCGCGAGATGCTGCTGTCCGAAGGCGACCCGTTCAGCACGACCAAGCTGCGCCGCTCCGAGCAGCGCATCAAGGACCTGGGCTATTTCGAGCGCGTCAACATCACCACCGCGGAAGGCTCGGCGCCCGATCGCACCGTGATGAACGTCGAGGTGACCGAGCAGTCCACCGGTGAAATCTCCATCGGCGCCGGCTACTCGACCTCGGACGGTCCGCTGGCCGACTTCTCGATCCGCGAGCGCAACCTGCTGGGCCGCGGCCAGGATCTGCGCTTCGGCGCCACCGTGTCGGGCAGCCGCCAGGAGTACGACGTCTCCTTCACCGAGCCGTACTTCCTCGACCGCGACCTGTCCGCCGGTTTCGACCTGTTCCGCATCACCCGCGACTATCAGGACGAAAGCTCCTTCGACGAGAAGAGCACCGGCATGGCCCTGCGCATGGGCTACCCGCTGACGGAGAACCTGCGCCAGCGCGTCTATTACCAGCTCCAGAACACCGACATCACCAGCGTTCCCAGCAGCGCGTCGCAGTACATCCAGGACCAGAAGGGCGCGCGCACGACGTCGCTGATCGGGCAGGAACTGACCTACGACCGCCGCAACAGCCGCCTGAACCCGACGGAAGGCTATTACGTCCGCC from Azospirillum brasilense includes the following:
- a CDS encoding 1-deoxy-D-xylulose-5-phosphate reductoisomerase; the protein is MVVKAEGAGDAPRRVTIFGSTGSVGTQTVDLVARDPERFAVEALTANRNVALLAEQARQLRPKLAVVADPAAYADLKEALAGTGVEAAAGPQAVAEAAERPADWVMAAIVGAAGLEPTLAAVRRGACVAFANKEVLVCAGALMMEEVRRHGATLLPVDSEHSAIYQVFDFDRLDSVQRLILTASGGPFRTRDRAFMAAATREQAVAHPTWEMGAKISIDSATMMNKGLEIIEAHFLFGVSEEKIDVLVHPQSVVHSLVEYVDGSVLAQLGTPDMRTPIAYALGWPARIPTPAERLDLVKAATLTFEAPDPERFPALRLARAALQSGGGAPTILSAANEVAVQAFLDRRIGFLDIERIVEGVLGTLPHRPLRDLGAVRDTDAEARRVAAERVEALAR
- a CDS encoding isoprenyl transferase; this translates as MRDAEDSRPLRPPAHVAVIMDGNGRWAKSRGLPRTAGHKKGVDAVRRTVEAAGDLGIGYLTIFSFSSENWRRPEEEVSDLMQLLRFYLRSEIADLHRNGVRLRVIGDRARLSKDIVGLIDNAETLTRDNRKLTLVVALSYGSRQEITLAARRLAEEVKAGTLDPADITEDRLSERLFTADIPDPDLIVRTSGEKRISNFLLWQAAYAELVFVDTLWPDFSKRDLEAAIEEFHRRERRFGATTGTR
- a CDS encoding phosphatidate cytidylyltransferase — encoded protein: MKSSTDGNVASAQPPAPAKSGDLKTRAISALVLAPLVLAAVWAGGWIFHALIALGAVASAVEWGNLVPCRRKGAAIALSVAGVLLALAAQIAAGPWAAVVVALLATAGVAIASGGPDRGLSGGGVLYIVAGLAGLMWLRDDPESGLALFLFTMLGVWATDIGAYAAGRSIGGPKLAPRISPKKTWAGLIGGMASSALVGWGVALAAGAQRPLLALAVGAVLAVVAQAGDLFESAVKRRYNVKDSGHLIPGHGGILDRIDGLLSAAPVLALFHATIGTAIAWW
- the bamA gene encoding outer membrane protein assembly factor BamA, with translation MRVSSRVLAFGLMAGCAMTTVSLALSHAAWAQAGAPNPGAAKSAAFGDGTLVAQMFSGGTIRDIRVEGVQRIEPTTVRSYLAVAPGDPFDPDRIDQSLKALFNTGLFADVVLKRDGDALVVQVAENPIINRIAFEGNRRIEKENLEKEIQLRPRVVYTRTRVQSDVQRILDIYRRQGRFAATVEPKIIQLDQNRVDLVFEINEGVRTGVRSITFIGNEKFSDGTLREAIQTRESAWWRFMTSDDNYDPDRLNYDRDLLRRYYLKEGYADFRVVSAVAELTPDREDFVITFTVDEGERYKFGKMDISTSLKALDPEQLRSVLTTREGDWYNAQEVENTITKLSNAVGDLQYAFVDVRPRISRNRDNQTIDIVYDIVEGPRVFVERIDVTGNVRTLDKVVRREMLLSEGDPFSTTKLRRSEQRIKDLGYFERVNITTAEGSAPDRTVMNVEVTEQSTGEISIGAGYSTSDGPLADFSIRERNLLGRGQDLRFGATVSGSRQEYDVSFTEPYFLDRDLSAGFDLFRITRDYQDESSFDEKSTGMALRMGYPLTENLRQRVYYQLQNTDITSVPSSASQYIQDQKGARTTSLIGQELTYDRRNSRLNPTEGYYVRLTNDFAGVGGNARFLRNRLGAGYYLPLFDESWVLSTTGEVGYIVGIGKDVFLSDRFFLGGDTLRGFNTAGIGPRDLRTGDALGGTRYYRGSVEMSFPVGLPEEFGLKGHAFSDVGTLGKVDINDPLVPDDESVRLSVGTGLSWRSPFGPIRLDFAVPILKEDYDKKEIFRFSFGTRF
- the frr gene encoding ribosome recycling factor: MAAPDTSDLQSDLKRRMEGALEAFRKELSGLRTGRASASLLEPVTVEAYGARMHLKEVGTVSVPEPRLIVVQVWDRGMVKAVEKGIRDSGLGLNPQTEGQSIRVPLPDLTQERRKELAKVAHKYAEQARVAVRNVRRDGMDGLKKAEKAGDISQDEHKGLGEKVQALTDQYIKLVDDALAAKEKDIMQV
- the rseP gene encoding RIP metalloprotease RseP, which gives rise to MDVMGGFGTTLLSFLLVLTVLVFVHELGHYLVARRNGVRIEVFSIGFGPELFGWTDRSGTRWKFSAIPLGGYVKMFGDADPASTPGAHTQSMSAEEQAVSFHHKRLGQRAAIVAAGPIANFLFSIVVLAVLFATAGQSFTPPDVGGVQPGSAAERAGLQPGDLIVSINGSGIQRFEEIRQIVSMQPGAPLEMVVQRDGRSVNLTATPDVREVTDRLGNTHRIGQLGIMRGGAETKRHDPFTALWQAGREVVGMVSGTFVALGQMIEGSRGTEELGGPLRIAQMSGEVAQSGWYPLIWFMTFLSVNLGMINLFPVPLLDGGHLMFYALEGLRGRPLGPKAQEYGFRIGLALVLTLMVFATWNDLVQLRVVDFFRGLIS